A window of Zavarzinella sp. contains these coding sequences:
- a CDS encoding TIGR03000 domain-containing protein, with protein MYSLVMLAAMASVPETPNAFLCGVSDSKYGGGFWLKHCFHDCCAPLRYGWANCFDPGASFYPTGNGFCCGTTSIPLYRGQFQYPCGTGGCKKGCGKGFNLTNNWGCNHDWCGYDWGIGNAPAYWPSCGPYCGPYAPYARPASHCAPCGGSYAFDSGLPGHTNGVGYVGFYGTGNYGGYGQFPMMHSPSLRDLPPYPNGGYHYNMPGQVPSMQSLPAIPPGVNLPSPGTTPVVPEVPNIDPPVIGPTPKIVPEVPALPGKQIDPKDMKLPPIEIPAPPPAKGNLSVSNQQPATSAVVKLTVPADAQVFVDGYLLKSTGAERSFTTPALNPGTTYTYVIKAYLKVGQNDVLEQQIVTLAAGKVVEQRFQQLIAQAQALPVKTVSAQQK; from the coding sequence ATGTACAGTTTGGTGATGTTGGCCGCGATGGCCTCAGTGCCGGAAACACCCAATGCATTTTTATGTGGTGTCAGCGATTCCAAGTATGGTGGGGGATTCTGGCTGAAACATTGTTTTCATGATTGTTGTGCCCCTCTGCGTTACGGTTGGGCCAACTGTTTTGATCCCGGTGCCAGTTTCTACCCGACTGGTAACGGCTTTTGCTGTGGAACCACCTCCATCCCACTGTACCGTGGGCAATTTCAGTATCCCTGTGGTACGGGTGGCTGCAAAAAAGGCTGTGGCAAAGGGTTCAACTTAACCAACAACTGGGGTTGTAATCACGATTGGTGCGGTTACGACTGGGGCATTGGGAATGCACCTGCCTATTGGCCATCGTGTGGGCCCTATTGTGGGCCTTACGCACCGTACGCCCGCCCGGCTTCCCACTGTGCACCATGCGGTGGCAGTTATGCCTTTGATAGCGGCCTGCCCGGTCACACCAATGGTGTTGGCTATGTGGGCTTTTACGGCACCGGAAACTACGGTGGTTATGGCCAGTTTCCAATGATGCATTCACCCAGCCTGCGTGATCTGCCACCCTATCCGAATGGTGGCTACCACTACAACATGCCCGGTCAGGTGCCTTCAATGCAGTCCTTGCCTGCTATTCCTCCCGGTGTGAACCTGCCTTCTCCTGGTACGACACCAGTGGTTCCAGAAGTACCTAACATCGACCCACCTGTGATCGGCCCCACCCCGAAGATAGTGCCAGAAGTTCCTGCACTGCCAGGGAAGCAGATCGATCCCAAGGATATGAAACTGCCACCAATCGAGATTCCTGCTCCGCCACCTGCCAAGGGCAATCTGAGCGTCAGCAATCAACAACCTGCCACTTCGGCAGTGGTGAAACTGACCGTTCCAGCGGATGCCCAGGTTTTTGTGGATGGTTACCTGCTGAAAAGCACTGGTGCAGAACGCAGTTTTACCACACCTGCCCTGAATCCAGGCACTACCTACACTTACGTCATTAAAGCGTACCTGAAGGTGGGACAGAACGATGTGCTGGAACAACAGATTGTTACACTTGCTGCTGGCAAAGTTGTCGAACAACGCTTCCAGCAGTTGATTGCCCAGGCTCAGGCACTTCCCGTGAAAACTGTCAGTGCACAACAGAAGTAA
- a CDS encoding tetratricopeptide repeat protein: MRREFFSQIVALLQSNQCPAAIQLADQELRTSPLSQQIHGRLLRYSHAPAPWWSFLGIFAATQKWWQHAVRAFQLQIAAEPESAQAHMHLGAAYGELRKFAESARELELALKILPGHPDIHGNLALTYFQSGDVKSAHAHIEAALAGNPQQANFWNTLGMILAAECKSERAIKAYSEAIARDPKDDFYRNRALSYLIVGDFDHGWEDYEHRWGCVGFQRKNLNCPRWRGESLQGKSIYVYAEQGLGDTIMFVRMLDHLKKQGATILFEGHAAMLPSMILPNWVDHWLPAGAAPTDCDYEIPLISIPHVLGLNLDNLPTFEKYLTASETANHYWSERLTKFHQLRVGLCWQGNPNHTGDRWRSIPLKEFAELFDCENVQFFSLQQGFSRDQLQEIYHPILDIMWLIEHRGGSLDETAAVLNHLDLVIACDTAVAHLAGALARPTWVLLATNNDWRWLQHRTDSPWYPTMRLFRQTEQGKWPTPIQQVKKELIQLAQHKRAAGM, encoded by the coding sequence GTGCGTCGGGAATTTTTCAGCCAGATCGTCGCTCTTTTGCAGTCCAATCAATGCCCAGCCGCCATCCAGCTTGCTGATCAGGAACTCCGGACGTCCCCATTGTCCCAGCAAATCCATGGCAGATTATTAAGATACTCTCATGCACCCGCACCGTGGTGGAGTTTTCTCGGTATTTTCGCCGCCACACAAAAGTGGTGGCAGCACGCGGTGCGTGCTTTCCAATTGCAGATAGCGGCAGAACCAGAATCGGCACAAGCCCACATGCACCTCGGTGCGGCCTATGGCGAGCTTCGCAAGTTTGCCGAATCTGCCCGCGAATTGGAACTTGCACTGAAAATTTTGCCTGGCCATCCAGATATTCACGGGAATCTTGCTCTGACTTATTTTCAGTCGGGCGATGTGAAGTCCGCTCACGCCCACATTGAAGCGGCGTTGGCTGGTAACCCACAGCAAGCCAACTTCTGGAACACCCTGGGGATGATTCTTGCGGCTGAATGCAAATCAGAACGGGCAATCAAGGCATATTCGGAAGCGATTGCCCGCGACCCGAAGGATGATTTTTATCGCAATCGTGCACTCAGTTATCTGATTGTGGGCGATTTCGACCATGGGTGGGAAGATTATGAGCACCGCTGGGGGTGCGTGGGCTTCCAGCGGAAGAATCTGAACTGCCCACGGTGGCGTGGGGAATCGTTACAGGGCAAATCGATTTATGTGTATGCAGAGCAAGGACTTGGCGACACAATTATGTTCGTTAGGATGTTAGATCATCTGAAAAAACAGGGGGCAACGATTCTCTTTGAAGGCCACGCAGCCATGCTGCCATCGATGATCCTGCCCAACTGGGTGGATCATTGGTTACCTGCAGGTGCGGCACCAACCGATTGTGATTATGAAATTCCTCTCATTAGCATCCCGCACGTTCTTGGTCTGAATCTGGATAATCTTCCCACATTTGAAAAGTATCTGACCGCTTCCGAGACAGCCAACCATTACTGGAGCGAAAGATTAACTAAATTTCATCAACTGCGGGTGGGTCTTTGTTGGCAAGGCAATCCGAACCATACGGGTGATCGCTGGCGTTCGATCCCACTCAAAGAATTCGCAGAGTTGTTTGATTGTGAAAATGTGCAGTTTTTCAGCCTTCAGCAAGGTTTCAGCAGAGACCAACTTCAGGAAATCTACCACCCAATACTGGACATAATGTGGTTGATCGAGCACCGTGGGGGAAGTCTGGACGAAACTGCTGCTGTGCTGAACCATCTTGATCTGGTGATCGCATGTGATACCGCAGTTGCCCACCTGGCAGGTGCTTTAGCCCGCCCCACGTGGGTGTTACTGGCAACCAACAACGATTGGCGCTGGTTGCAACATCGCACCGACAGTCCCTGGTATCCCACAATGCGCCTGTTTCGACAGACGGAGCAGGGAAAATGGCCCACTCCAATTCAGCAGGTGAAGAAAGAGCTCATTCAATTAGCTCAACATAAAAGAGCCGCAGGCATGTAA
- a CDS encoding prolyl oligopeptidase family serine peptidase, whose amino-acid sequence MKRLILLCIVVVGGWTLPSHSQNPIEYPKAKRLDLKDKLHGVEVPDPYRWLEDDVRTSPEVKQWVEDQNKITNAFLASIPERATIEKRISELWNYEKYSTPSKVGGRYFFRKNDGLQNQAVLYMRETLTGEAKVLIDPNLWTKDGTAALGGTSISPDGRYIVYSVSEAGSDWAVWKIMEIDSKKVLEDAIRWTKFTSVAWTADSRGFFYSRFPEPTEGQAFQSLNLNQQVMYHRVGTSQDADVLVYKRPDHPEWGFTTQVTDDGRYLVITTWKGTDDRYRITYRDLTEPYAMPVDLIDEFENDYTLIDNDGTTFFFKTDYQAKNSRVIAVDLRKPDRAQWKEIIPEAKEKLEGVSFVGNTLLASYLKDAYTQIKMYAPDGRYIRDLELPGIGTAGGFGGRRIDTETFYSFSSYASPPVIFRYDFVTGKSEQLLAPAVKFAAKDYEVKQVFVTSKDGTKVPMFITMKRGTKLDGTNPTLLYAYGGFNISLTPGFSAGIAAWLELGGIYAVANLRGGGEYGNDWHKAGTKLKKQNVFDDFISCAEYLIAEKYTSKEKLAVKGGSNGGLLIGAVMTQRPDLFGACLPHVGVMDMLRFQKFTAGRYWVDDYGSADNADEFQALLKYSPYHNLKPGTAYPPTMVFTADTDDRVVPGHSFKFAAMLQHCHSGSNPVLARIESKAGHGAGKPTAKVIEELADEYGFLYKVLKMGK is encoded by the coding sequence TTGAAGCGACTGATTTTGCTGTGCATCGTAGTAGTTGGAGGCTGGACGTTGCCGTCTCATTCCCAAAATCCGATTGAATATCCCAAGGCCAAGCGACTCGATCTGAAAGACAAGTTGCATGGTGTCGAAGTGCCCGATCCCTATCGCTGGCTGGAAGATGATGTCCGCACATCGCCCGAAGTGAAGCAGTGGGTGGAAGACCAGAACAAGATCACCAATGCGTTTCTGGCCAGCATTCCCGAGCGGGCCACCATTGAAAAACGAATCAGCGAGCTGTGGAACTACGAAAAATACTCCACACCATCCAAAGTTGGTGGGCGATATTTCTTCCGCAAAAACGATGGTTTGCAGAATCAGGCCGTGCTGTACATGCGGGAAACCCTGACTGGTGAAGCGAAAGTATTAATCGATCCGAATCTCTGGACGAAAGATGGCACCGCAGCTCTGGGTGGTACATCGATCAGTCCGGATGGTCGCTACATTGTCTACAGTGTTTCCGAAGCCGGTTCCGACTGGGCTGTCTGGAAGATCATGGAAATCGACAGCAAAAAGGTGCTCGAAGATGCCATTCGCTGGACAAAGTTTACTTCAGTGGCGTGGACTGCCGATTCTCGTGGCTTCTTCTACTCGCGATTTCCAGAACCCACAGAAGGCCAGGCATTTCAATCGCTGAACCTCAACCAGCAAGTCATGTATCACCGCGTGGGGACCTCACAGGATGCGGATGTGCTGGTTTACAAACGTCCCGATCACCCGGAGTGGGGATTCACCACCCAGGTAACTGATGATGGCCGCTATCTGGTGATCACTACCTGGAAAGGTACAGACGATCGTTATCGCATTACCTACCGCGACCTGACCGAACCATACGCAATGCCGGTGGATCTGATTGATGAATTCGAAAACGATTACACTCTGATTGATAACGATGGCACCACCTTCTTTTTCAAAACCGATTACCAGGCGAAAAACAGCCGCGTGATTGCGGTGGATCTGCGGAAGCCCGACCGTGCCCAGTGGAAGGAAATTATCCCGGAAGCCAAAGAAAAGCTGGAAGGAGTCAGTTTTGTGGGTAACACCTTACTGGCCAGCTACTTAAAGGATGCCTACACGCAGATCAAGATGTATGCACCAGACGGGCGATATATTCGCGATCTGGAACTGCCGGGAATAGGCACCGCTGGTGGTTTCGGCGGGCGACGTATTGATACCGAAACCTTCTATTCGTTCTCCAGTTATGCTTCCCCACCGGTGATTTTCCGGTACGATTTTGTCACAGGCAAATCAGAGCAACTTCTGGCACCTGCAGTGAAGTTTGCCGCTAAAGACTATGAAGTAAAACAGGTATTCGTTACCAGCAAAGATGGCACGAAAGTGCCCATGTTCATCACCATGAAACGTGGGACCAAACTAGATGGCACCAACCCCACCCTGTTATATGCTTACGGTGGCTTTAACATCAGCCTGACACCTGGGTTTTCTGCTGGCATTGCTGCCTGGCTGGAACTGGGCGGGATTTATGCCGTTGCCAACCTGCGTGGTGGTGGCGAATATGGTAACGACTGGCACAAAGCAGGCACCAAGTTGAAAAAACAGAATGTGTTTGACGACTTCATTTCGTGTGCAGAATACCTGATTGCCGAAAAGTATACTTCGAAAGAAAAACTGGCCGTCAAAGGTGGCAGCAACGGGGGCCTGCTGATCGGTGCTGTGATGACCCAGCGACCTGACCTGTTTGGTGCCTGCCTGCCCCACGTGGGCGTAATGGATATGTTGCGGTTCCAAAAGTTTACCGCCGGTCGTTACTGGGTAGATGACTACGGTTCTGCCGACAACGCCGATGAGTTTCAGGCACTGCTCAAGTATTCCCCCTATCACAACCTAAAGCCGGGTACTGCTTACCCACCCACGATGGTATTTACGGCCGATACCGATGACCGAGTGGTGCCTGGGCACAGCTTTAAATTTGCCGCCATGTTACAGCACTGCCATTCTGGAAGCAACCCGGTGCTGGCACGCATTGAAAGCAAAGCAGGCCACGGTGCCGGCAAACCCACTGCCAAAGTGATTGAAGAATTGGCAGATGAATACGGCTTCCTCTACAAAGTGCTGAAAATGGGCAAGTAG
- the fumC gene encoding class II fumarate hydratase: MTTTRTEKDSMGNIEVPANKYYGAQTARSLIHFAIGHDTMPRSIIRAFGILKKAAALTNSDLGLLPADKAALIAKSADEVIAGVLDDHFPLRIWQTGSGTQTNMNVNEVISNRAIEMAGGVMGSKTPIHPNDHVNMSQSSNDTFPTAMHIASVQVVLQHLIPSVRELRETLAKKAEDFHEIVKIGRTHLMDAVPLTLGQEFSGYVAQIDLSLQAINATLPALHELALGGTAVGTGLNSHPQFAVTVAQKIAELAGFPFVTAPNKFAALAGHEPLVAASGALKVLATALMKIANDIRWLASGPRCGLGEITIPENEPGSSIMPGKVNPTQSEAMTMVCVQVMGNDAAIGFAASQGNFELNVFKPVIIHNFLHSVTLLTDACKMFNEHCAVGIEPNRKQIDYFLQNSLMLVTSLNRKIGYDNAAKVAKKAHQEGTSLREAALALQLLTGEEFDSIVRPEKMTSPTVEG, encoded by the coding sequence ATGACCACCACACGTACTGAAAAAGACAGCATGGGGAACATCGAAGTTCCCGCAAACAAGTATTATGGGGCACAGACCGCTCGGTCGCTGATTCACTTTGCCATCGGGCACGATACCATGCCCCGCTCCATCATTCGTGCGTTCGGCATTTTGAAGAAAGCTGCCGCACTGACCAACAGCGACCTGGGCCTGCTGCCCGCAGACAAAGCCGCACTGATTGCCAAATCGGCCGATGAAGTGATTGCGGGAGTGCTGGACGATCATTTCCCACTGCGAATCTGGCAGACCGGCAGTGGCACCCAGACCAACATGAACGTGAACGAAGTAATTTCGAACCGTGCCATCGAAATGGCCGGTGGGGTAATGGGCAGTAAAACGCCCATCCACCCGAACGATCATGTGAATATGAGCCAGTCTTCAAACGACACGTTCCCCACAGCGATGCACATTGCCAGCGTGCAGGTGGTGCTGCAGCACCTGATCCCCAGCGTGCGTGAACTACGTGAGACTCTTGCGAAAAAAGCCGAAGATTTTCATGAAATTGTGAAAATTGGCCGCACGCACCTGATGGATGCTGTTCCGCTGACCCTGGGGCAGGAATTTTCCGGCTATGTGGCCCAGATTGATCTATCTCTGCAGGCAATCAATGCCACGCTGCCCGCACTGCATGAACTGGCGTTGGGCGGCACTGCTGTTGGAACCGGTTTGAATTCTCACCCACAATTTGCGGTAACAGTGGCTCAGAAGATTGCCGAACTGGCCGGCTTTCCGTTTGTTACCGCACCGAATAAGTTTGCAGCCCTGGCTGGGCACGAACCACTGGTTGCCGCCAGTGGTGCTCTGAAGGTGCTCGCCACCGCACTGATGAAGATTGCAAACGATATTCGCTGGCTGGCATCCGGCCCACGGTGCGGCCTGGGCGAGATTACCATTCCCGAAAACGAGCCCGGCTCGTCGATTATGCCCGGTAAAGTGAACCCCACGCAATCCGAAGCGATGACCATGGTGTGCGTGCAGGTGATGGGCAATGATGCCGCAATCGGCTTTGCCGCCAGCCAGGGCAATTTTGAACTGAACGTGTTCAAACCTGTGATCATCCACAACTTCCTGCATTCGGTTACATTGCTGACCGATGCTTGCAAAATGTTTAACGAGCACTGTGCGGTGGGTATTGAACCAAACCGCAAGCAGATCGACTATTTCCTGCAGAATTCGCTGATGCTGGTCACATCGTTGAACAGGAAAATCGGCTACGACAACGCAGCGAAAGTGGCAAAAAAAGCCCACCAGGAAGGGACATCGTTACGTGAAGCGGCCCTGGCACTGCAACTGCTGACGGGGGAAGAATTCGACAGCATCGTGCGACCAGAAAAAATGACCTCCCCCACCGTGGAAGGATAG
- a CDS encoding PEP-CTERM sorting domain-containing protein, with translation MFTRCKLIVGAAIVSLGLTSTSYAFFPPPVQVTPTTPVPNDPFVPTTPGTGGIVGGPEELKPEELVPEVNNTPEPATWIGLGVGLIALLGYGLRRKTITQPVA, from the coding sequence ATGTTCACCCGCTGCAAATTGATTGTCGGTGCTGCGATTGTCTCATTGGGACTGACAAGCACCAGTTACGCGTTTTTCCCACCCCCGGTGCAAGTAACACCCACCACACCCGTGCCAAACGACCCGTTCGTGCCCACCACACCAGGTACCGGTGGTATTGTCGGTGGTCCAGAAGAATTGAAACCGGAAGAACTGGTTCCAGAAGTCAACAATACACCCGAACCAGCCACCTGGATTGGCCTGGGCGTGGGCCTGATTGCTTTGCTGGGATACGGGTTGCGACGAAAAACCATCACCCAGCCAGTTGCGTAA
- a CDS encoding BBP7 family outer membrane beta-barrel protein, with protein sequence MKRYWMCLVTAAIAALGTSSAQERAATLGLPAGLSPAPAVIRGQSPDYSPGELKLIQNTVPKDMPKAGVKEDKKDPAILPPATNPMIPMLPGGSAPMILPPGAAPTIVQPQPYMGYPAVPYDVGAPTDPNVIYGVPQPIASTMNMPTQQNWYVGVEGMVWWVKSYGTPALVNVGPTTGIGAVGEPGVKRALPVDSITENPRYGARFTLGYWLSPRWAIEAQGWFLANTNGVGGSVSSEDAPGQIVSRPFFSANQQIEFAQQVSNPGIYQGNVTFSTRSYLGSGEINGRYRWRESCNGHLDILFGARYMLLEENLEINETVEGLAGAGPFAGYRRTVRDAFNTSNDFYGGQIGVDYEYNYGRWVFNARAKLALGITNSSATIDGAQQALAGPVPNLPGGLLALNSNIGDNKQNNLSYIPEVQLNIGYNVTDNIRIYAGYTFIYWSDVLRPGGQIDRTLDENRIPDFTTGRVVPNVEETRPARTLSSEGIWMQGATFGIVFRW encoded by the coding sequence ATGAAACGATATTGGATGTGCCTGGTGACAGCCGCAATTGCTGCACTTGGTACCAGTTCTGCACAAGAACGGGCGGCAACACTTGGCTTGCCCGCTGGTTTGTCCCCCGCACCTGCGGTAATTCGTGGCCAGTCGCCCGATTATTCGCCCGGCGAACTGAAGTTGATTCAGAACACAGTTCCCAAGGATATGCCGAAGGCGGGTGTGAAGGAAGACAAGAAGGATCCCGCGATTCTGCCACCGGCAACGAATCCGATGATTCCGATGCTGCCAGGCGGTTCCGCACCGATGATTCTGCCTCCTGGTGCTGCACCGACGATCGTACAGCCTCAGCCATACATGGGTTATCCGGCTGTACCTTACGATGTGGGTGCCCCCACCGATCCAAATGTGATCTATGGTGTCCCGCAGCCCATCGCCAGCACGATGAACATGCCGACCCAGCAAAACTGGTACGTGGGCGTGGAAGGGATGGTATGGTGGGTAAAATCTTACGGTACACCCGCACTGGTGAACGTGGGCCCCACCACCGGCATTGGTGCTGTGGGTGAACCTGGCGTAAAACGCGCTCTGCCGGTAGATAGTATCACCGAAAACCCTCGTTACGGTGCCCGGTTTACGTTGGGTTACTGGCTCTCTCCCCGCTGGGCAATCGAAGCGCAAGGCTGGTTCCTGGCGAACACCAACGGGGTCGGTGGTTCCGTTTCTTCGGAAGATGCTCCAGGGCAGATTGTCTCCCGTCCGTTCTTCAGTGCGAACCAGCAGATCGAGTTTGCTCAACAGGTCAGCAACCCTGGAATCTACCAGGGGAATGTGACCTTCAGCACACGAAGCTATCTCGGAAGTGGCGAAATCAACGGTCGGTATCGCTGGCGAGAAAGCTGTAATGGTCACCTGGATATTCTGTTTGGTGCTCGTTACATGCTGTTGGAAGAAAATCTGGAGATTAACGAGACAGTGGAAGGTTTAGCTGGTGCAGGACCATTCGCTGGCTATCGGAGGACCGTTCGAGACGCATTCAATACATCCAACGACTTCTACGGTGGTCAGATTGGGGTTGATTACGAATATAACTATGGCCGTTGGGTATTCAATGCTCGGGCGAAACTGGCTCTTGGTATTACCAACAGCTCTGCAACGATCGATGGAGCTCAACAGGCACTAGCTGGCCCTGTACCCAACCTGCCTGGTGGCTTGCTGGCTCTGAATAGTAACATTGGTGATAACAAACAGAATAACCTCTCTTACATTCCAGAAGTACAGTTAAATATTGGTTATAACGTTACAGATAATATTCGGATTTATGCTGGCTATACCTTCATCTACTGGAGCGACGTGCTGCGTCCAGGTGGTCAAATCGACCGCACACTGGATGAAAACCGCATCCCCGACTTCACCACTGGTCGCGTGGTGCCCAATGTTGAGGAAACCCGACCAGCCCGGACACTGAGCTCGGAAGGAATCTGGATGCAAGGTGCCACTTTTGGTATTGTCTTCCGCTGGTAA
- a CDS encoding DUF167 domain-containing protein produces MDLQLVATEHGCRLSVRAQPGAKRNAVVGIHGGALKIAVTAPPTDGKANAALESFLASILEVRPHQVRLVAGATNRNKQFELLQVTVEEALTAISPHLG; encoded by the coding sequence ATGGATTTGCAGCTGGTCGCCACAGAACATGGTTGTCGCCTTTCTGTGCGGGCACAGCCAGGTGCCAAACGCAATGCCGTGGTGGGTATTCATGGGGGTGCGTTGAAAATTGCCGTGACTGCACCTCCCACGGATGGAAAAGCGAATGCGGCACTGGAAAGTTTTCTAGCGAGTATTCTGGAAGTCCGCCCACATCAGGTGCGGCTGGTGGCAGGTGCGACGAATCGCAATAAACAATTTGAACTTCTGCAAGTGACTGTAGAAGAAGCACTTACGGCAATATCACCCCACCTGGGGTGA
- a CDS encoding BatA domain-containing protein has protein sequence MGLLAPALLLGFLAIAIPPVVHLFQRKRFDVIDWGAMQFLQLSQSSQRKRRLDQWLLMLLRMALIAVLVLAFAAPYTKVGGVGSSASQPQRDIVIVLDQSQSMAYQYQGQTAQQLLVEETSKFLSVVGPKDRIAIILAGNQPRWLVDHFSSDRALVRDSLRQLPPPQGGADFPKAVREASELFDRSSSTERHVVIFSDMQHQGWLDAKTRENWELFAASLPEQSLPRVWGKNVAATWPAVLPNRALSPLQTNRAVVAKGKEVAFRSELLQFGQMTAPPGTVRVEIDRKPVGEIRQFPGDVDGRKLLRHVARLSNPGSHVISFILDGDSLPQDNRQDFAFEVVPAIPVLVIDGSPIGATNKTSDFMRDALSPTIDREPAFRLKIVSAGNFEPTTLQQPIANLGPPQVVVLADIKRLVSSQVLALEEFISLGGGCLVTTGERAEAIFYNESLYRNGEGWLPAQLVEPVGKVDQLPDAFRIVANSLEGTPLELLRGDEPGGLVSTAYFPRVWHLQPPEKSFPLMVLNNRMPLMLQKRFGKGKVVQTAVPFDSSWRTNLTDLGDYVRLMHETIYLFTDVRQNELNIPAGQPIIFQPQGGQLPGPVTVSTPDGKQQRLPCDEWPFLYAETWQTGIYQLSTDIGDFRYYVVQSDPREANLTRCSTEELATLPTQWKSFQVQEGDDWQLGSTNSAPRTELGFLLLCGFIGLLMLELRFARKQSG, from the coding sequence ATGGGTTTGTTAGCACCAGCGCTGCTATTGGGATTTCTGGCGATAGCCATCCCACCGGTGGTGCACCTTTTTCAACGCAAACGCTTCGATGTGATCGATTGGGGAGCAATGCAGTTTCTGCAGCTTTCACAATCGTCCCAACGCAAACGCCGACTCGATCAATGGCTGTTGATGCTGTTGCGGATGGCATTAATCGCCGTATTGGTGCTGGCGTTTGCCGCACCGTATACCAAAGTGGGTGGGGTGGGCAGTTCAGCCAGTCAACCCCAGCGGGATATTGTGATCGTGCTCGATCAATCGCAAAGCATGGCTTACCAGTATCAGGGGCAGACCGCCCAGCAACTGCTGGTAGAAGAAACCAGCAAATTTCTGTCCGTGGTGGGGCCCAAAGATCGAATTGCCATCATTCTGGCAGGAAATCAGCCACGTTGGCTCGTTGACCACTTCAGCAGCGATCGGGCGTTGGTGCGTGATTCGCTGCGGCAATTGCCCCCACCTCAAGGTGGGGCGGATTTCCCAAAAGCGGTGCGGGAAGCAAGTGAACTGTTTGATCGCAGTAGCAGCACCGAGCGGCATGTGGTCATTTTCAGTGATATGCAGCACCAGGGCTGGCTGGATGCCAAAACCAGAGAAAACTGGGAACTGTTTGCTGCCAGCCTACCCGAGCAGTCGCTGCCACGCGTGTGGGGCAAGAATGTTGCCGCCACGTGGCCAGCGGTGCTGCCCAATCGGGCGTTAAGTCCACTGCAAACCAATCGGGCGGTGGTGGCCAAAGGCAAAGAAGTTGCTTTTCGCAGTGAACTGCTGCAATTCGGCCAGATGACTGCACCACCCGGGACAGTGCGTGTCGAAATCGACCGAAAACCAGTGGGCGAAATTCGCCAATTCCCCGGGGATGTCGATGGCCGAAAATTACTGCGACATGTCGCACGGCTAAGCAATCCTGGTTCGCACGTGATTAGTTTTATTCTGGATGGAGACTCACTTCCGCAGGATAACCGGCAGGACTTCGCTTTTGAAGTGGTACCCGCCATTCCTGTGTTGGTAATTGATGGCAGCCCGATTGGTGCAACCAACAAAACTTCCGACTTCATGCGGGATGCACTGTCCCCCACCATTGATCGCGAACCGGCGTTTCGGCTGAAAATTGTCAGTGCGGGCAATTTTGAACCCACGACACTGCAACAACCTATTGCCAATCTGGGCCCACCTCAGGTTGTCGTGCTGGCCGATATCAAGCGACTGGTTTCATCGCAAGTGCTTGCTCTGGAAGAGTTTATCAGTCTGGGTGGTGGGTGCCTGGTTACCACTGGAGAGCGGGCAGAAGCAATTTTTTACAACGAATCCCTCTACCGCAATGGAGAAGGCTGGCTGCCCGCACAGTTGGTCGAACCTGTGGGCAAAGTTGATCAACTGCCGGACGCATTTCGAATTGTTGCGAATAGCCTCGAAGGTACCCCACTGGAGTTGCTACGCGGGGATGAGCCGGGTGGGCTGGTTTCAACGGCCTATTTCCCACGGGTCTGGCACTTGCAACCGCCCGAAAAATCATTCCCACTGATGGTGCTGAATAATCGGATGCCATTAATGTTGCAGAAACGCTTTGGCAAAGGGAAAGTGGTTCAGACTGCGGTTCCGTTCGATTCTTCGTGGCGAACCAACTTAACCGACCTGGGCGATTATGTGCGGTTGATGCACGAAACCATCTACCTGTTTACGGATGTTCGGCAGAATGAACTGAATATTCCAGCGGGGCAACCGATTATCTTTCAGCCTCAAGGTGGGCAGTTACCAGGGCCAGTCACGGTGAGTACTCCGGATGGCAAGCAGCAACGCCTGCCATGCGATGAGTGGCCATTTCTGTATGCGGAAACCTGGCAAACCGGCATTTACCAGCTTAGCACCGATATTGGCGATTTTCGTTATTACGTTGTACAAAGTGACCCCAGAGAGGCGAATTTAACGCGTTGCAGCACGGAAGAACTGGCCACGCTCCCCACGCAGTGGAAATCGTTTCAAGTGCAGGAAGGCGACGACTGGCAATTAGGCAGCACCAATTCCGCCCCACGCACAGAACTGGGTTTCCTGTTATTGTGCGGCTTCATTGGCCTTCTGATGCTGGAACTACGCTTTGCCCGCAAGCAGTCGGGGTGA